In Desulfobulbus oralis, one DNA window encodes the following:
- the recC gene encoding exodeoxyribonuclease V subunit gamma gives MHLYQSNRLEYLLALLVEICTAQPLADPLATEIIVVQHPGMGRWLAREWALKTGIAGLLSFPLPARALGDLYRLLRPEAAPEAVWQRSVLRWRILALLPAYAAEAGSAGVFAPLAPYLGAASDGTALFQLAGRIAEVFDRYQVYRPELLLRWEAGEDADKWQARLWRRLCAGQTPHRAWLYADCRRRLMAPPPILPERLHLFGMSSLAPVYWQLFQQLGRHMAVHCFQLSPCRGFWHDLKPKWRQAREQEADALLAMKALPKEPNALLVQFGQAGREFACQILEGGPDNPVELYGEPEGDTLLARVQSHLLNMQAMPQRPEEREFMDENDLSLQFHDCSSELREVQVLHDYLLDCCQRDPELTPGDILVAAPDIGRYAAAVQAVFGEAPPERFMPFALADQPLAAAIRLPRVFLELIACLQSRCTSTELLALLEEPALHRRFGLEAGHLPTACKLLRQAGICWGLDAEHRLDLDCGPASGEAHSFRHGLDRLLLGFAMGEADALHAGLYPSVPAGDEAMVVLQALLALHDRLAAWRKIWQRQRPAAEWPPLLLRMQEDFFAPAGGAEGVQRLREAIHELSEELALSGYSAPLAPKSLTLRLEESLNAMDNGQAFLSGRVTFCNMVPMRSLPFQIICLLGMNDGMFPRQQRPVGFDEMAKHPRLGDRKRREDDLYLFLEAMLSARKALYLSWLGHSQQDGTERPPSLALSALADYLDAAFQIKGQPEKRPSQAQSVQHPFQPFSPKNYGRALEGCGLAWPASFDPAWLPATGPGAAPAFLDGPLPLEAPVGAIELSALLRFWRHPAAYFLQYRLGMALHREEDMPAEAEPFTLDGLDNYLLREAVVERLLAGQDEAHIGAVLRAQGCLPEGQFAALALRGPAEEGASLAKALLPLLAEPAEPQELQLTVEGYQVSGRVDRLYRAGRVLWTAGQATSGRLTDVWLCHLALAASGRPCSSTLVFRNKDTAVQIWTWPELAQDEAAALLAPWLRGYAEGQETALPFFPKSSLAWAESMQKTDDEGIALSRAGQRWQGSHTGAERDEAVFALLFSGKNPFDDTFIRLAGLLQSLLARKAEAANAGA, from the coding sequence ATGCATCTCTACCAATCCAACCGCCTGGAATACCTGCTTGCCCTGCTGGTCGAGATCTGCACCGCCCAGCCGCTCGCCGATCCCCTGGCCACGGAAATCATCGTGGTGCAGCACCCGGGCATGGGCCGCTGGCTGGCCCGCGAATGGGCGCTGAAAACCGGCATTGCCGGGCTCCTGTCCTTTCCCCTGCCCGCAAGGGCCCTGGGTGATCTCTACCGGCTCCTGCGGCCGGAAGCCGCCCCTGAGGCGGTGTGGCAACGTTCGGTGCTGCGCTGGCGCATCCTGGCCCTGCTGCCGGCATATGCCGCAGAGGCTGGAAGCGCTGGAGTCTTCGCCCCGCTCGCCCCATATCTCGGGGCAGCAAGCGATGGCACGGCCCTGTTCCAACTGGCCGGTCGCATCGCAGAGGTCTTTGACCGGTATCAGGTGTACCGGCCGGAGCTGCTCCTGCGCTGGGAAGCAGGCGAGGATGCGGACAAGTGGCAGGCCCGGTTGTGGCGCCGGCTCTGCGCGGGCCAGACGCCACACCGGGCCTGGCTCTATGCCGACTGCCGGCGCCGGCTGATGGCGCCGCCGCCCATCCTGCCGGAGCGGCTGCACCTCTTCGGCATGAGCAGTCTGGCGCCAGTCTATTGGCAACTCTTTCAGCAACTGGGCAGGCACATGGCGGTGCACTGCTTCCAGCTCAGTCCCTGCCGCGGCTTCTGGCACGACCTCAAGCCGAAATGGCGGCAGGCGCGGGAGCAGGAGGCAGACGCCCTGCTGGCCATGAAGGCCCTGCCCAAAGAGCCCAACGCGCTCCTGGTGCAGTTCGGGCAGGCGGGCCGGGAATTTGCCTGCCAGATTCTGGAAGGCGGGCCGGACAATCCGGTGGAACTGTACGGGGAACCGGAAGGCGACACGCTGCTGGCCAGAGTGCAAAGTCATCTGCTCAACATGCAGGCGATGCCGCAGCGGCCGGAAGAGCGGGAGTTCATGGATGAAAACGACCTTTCACTGCAGTTTCACGACTGCTCTTCGGAGCTGCGCGAGGTGCAGGTGCTGCACGACTATCTTCTGGACTGTTGCCAACGCGATCCAGAGCTGACACCCGGCGACATACTGGTGGCTGCACCGGACATCGGCCGCTATGCGGCAGCGGTGCAGGCGGTTTTCGGCGAAGCCCCGCCGGAGCGCTTCATGCCCTTTGCCCTGGCCGACCAGCCCCTCGCGGCGGCCATCCGCCTGCCCCGGGTGTTTCTGGAACTCATTGCCTGCCTGCAGAGCCGCTGCACCAGCACGGAGCTGCTGGCGCTCCTGGAGGAGCCGGCCCTGCACCGGCGTTTCGGACTCGAGGCCGGCCATCTGCCCACAGCCTGCAAACTCCTGCGGCAGGCCGGCATCTGCTGGGGTCTGGACGCCGAACACCGCCTTGACCTCGATTGCGGCCCGGCGTCCGGGGAGGCCCACAGCTTCCGCCACGGGCTGGACCGGCTGCTGCTGGGCTTTGCCATGGGCGAGGCCGACGCGCTGCACGCCGGTCTCTACCCCAGCGTGCCGGCAGGCGACGAGGCCATGGTCGTGCTCCAGGCCCTCCTGGCCCTCCACGACAGGCTGGCGGCATGGCGGAAGATCTGGCAACGGCAGCGACCGGCCGCGGAATGGCCACCCTTGCTCCTCAGAATGCAGGAGGATTTCTTCGCCCCGGCCGGCGGGGCGGAAGGCGTGCAGCGGCTGCGCGAGGCCATTCACGAGCTGTCAGAGGAGCTGGCCCTTTCGGGCTATTCGGCCCCGCTTGCTCCAAAAAGCCTGACACTTCGCCTCGAAGAGAGCCTGAACGCCATGGACAATGGCCAGGCCTTTCTTTCCGGCCGCGTCACCTTCTGCAACATGGTGCCCATGCGCTCCCTGCCCTTTCAGATCATCTGCCTGCTCGGCATGAACGACGGCATGTTCCCGCGGCAGCAGCGCCCGGTGGGTTTTGACGAAATGGCGAAGCATCCCCGGCTGGGCGACCGCAAACGCCGGGAAGACGACCTCTATCTCTTTCTGGAGGCCATGCTGTCGGCCAGGAAGGCCCTGTATCTGTCGTGGCTTGGCCACAGCCAGCAGGACGGCACCGAACGGCCCCCTTCTCTGGCCCTCAGCGCGCTCGCCGATTATCTGGATGCAGCCTTTCAAATCAAAGGCCAGCCGGAAAAACGGCCGAGCCAGGCCCAGAGCGTTCAGCACCCCTTCCAGCCCTTCAGCCCGAAAAACTATGGCCGCGCTCTGGAAGGCTGCGGCCTGGCCTGGCCTGCCAGCTTCGATCCGGCCTGGCTGCCGGCCACAGGGCCCGGAGCAGCCCCGGCCTTTCTGGACGGCCCCCTGCCGCTGGAAGCGCCGGTCGGGGCCATCGAGCTGTCCGCACTCCTGCGCTTCTGGCGTCATCCGGCCGCCTATTTTCTGCAGTACAGGCTGGGCATGGCCCTGCACCGGGAAGAGGATATGCCGGCCGAGGCCGAGCCCTTCACGCTGGACGGCCTGGACAACTACCTGCTGCGCGAAGCTGTCGTGGAGCGGCTTCTGGCCGGACAGGACGAAGCCCATATCGGTGCGGTGCTGCGCGCGCAGGGTTGCCTGCCGGAAGGGCAGTTCGCCGCCCTGGCCCTGCGCGGCCCGGCGGAGGAAGGTGCCAGCCTGGCCAAAGCCCTGCTGCCGCTGCTGGCCGAACCGGCAGAACCGCAGGAACTGCAGCTTACTGTGGAGGGATACCAGGTGTCCGGCAGGGTGGACAGACTCTACCGTGCCGGTCGGGTGCTCTGGACCGCCGGGCAGGCCACGAGCGGCCGGCTGACCGATGTCTGGCTCTGCCATCTGGCGCTGGCCGCCAGCGGCAGGCCGTGCAGCAGCACCCTGGTGTTTCGGAACAAGGACACTGCCGTGCAAATCTGGACATGGCCGGAGCTGGCGCAGGACGAGGCGGCAGCGCTTCTGGCCCCGTGGCTGCGCGGCTATGCGGAAGGCCAGGAAACGGCGCTGCCCTTTTTCCCGAAAAGTTCCCTGGCCTGGGCCGAAAGCATGCAGAAAACAGACGACGAGGGCATTGCCCTGAGCAGGGCCGGGCAGCGCTGGCAGGGCAGCCACACCGGGGCCGAACGGGACGAAGCGGTCTTTGCCCTGCTCTTCTCCGGAAAAAACCCCTTTGACGATACCTTCATCCGCCTGGCCGGGCTGCTACAGTCCCTGCTGGCCAGGAAAGCGGAGGCAGCCAATGCAGGCGCTTGA